The following proteins come from a genomic window of Crassostrea angulata isolate pt1a10 chromosome 1, ASM2561291v2, whole genome shotgun sequence:
- the LOC128176885 gene encoding cytosolic non-specific dipeptidase-like — protein MTVAKLTEEEKKLYEPIDFDPEEYKKDVGVTALIHNKKDDILMHRWRYPSLSIHGIEGAFSESGAKTVIPRKVIGKFSVRLVPDQHPDEIEKLVKEHIQQKFKERNSPNKIKVSMGHGGKPWVSDFNDPNYIAGRKAMKTVFGVEPDLTREGGSIPVTLTFQEATGKNVMLLPIGACDDGAHSQNEKIDRSNYINGTKVLGAYMMELASL, from the exons ATGACTGTGGCCAAACTGACGGAGGAGGAAAAGAAGCTGTATGAACCCATTGACTTTGATCCA GAGGAGTATAAAAAAGATGTTGGAGTGACAGCGTTAATCCACAATAAGAAGGATGACATATTGATGCATCGCTGGAGGTACCCCTCTCTCTCCATTCACG GAATTGAGGGAGCTTTCAGTGAATCCGGAGCTAAGACAGTCATTCCTAGGAAGGTGATCGGAAAGTTCTCCGTCCGGCTTGTTCCAGATCAGCATCCGGACGAGATAGAGAAACTCGTCAAAGAACACATACAGCAGAAGTTCAAAGAAAGGAATAGTCCCAACAAAATTAA AGTCTCAATGGGTCATGGAGGAAAGCCTTGGGTCAGTGACTTCAATGATCCAAACTACATAGCCGGCAGAAAAGCAATGAAAACAG TTTTTGGAGTGGAACCGGATTTGACCAGAGAGGGAGGAAGTattccagtgaccttgacctttcagGAGGCGACTGGTAAGAACGTGATGTTACTTCCGATCGGAGCGTGTGATGATGGCGCTCACTCCCAGAACGAGAAGATCGACAGGTCCAACTACATTAACGGG ACCAAGGTGTTGGGAGCCTATATGATGGAGCTGGCCTCTCTCTAA
- the LOC128176875 gene encoding uncharacterized protein LOC128176875, whose amino-acid sequence MAYTVVQSCPPTFPEWQGQASSTCRNGTYHCMEDEYSRAVEVCGEPIWIEPGHCPFYNTVAKKMDSRVCTGKHCPEDVYTSDAVYKYTGCQQFALGSSMTSSMGPLANTPMSDTSDNSIIAGSVTSVLFVILLVVLGFILWKKKRHAFQACLFGREQTHPAKDTCKQLIGDETEPLIQDEIDYAALEKITPKELSADNYLISRCQDYLETRGNTLALVGTLGSGKRTIASQIAIRLAKKDKKLKIKIVRDRDVISEDLKTRHSTFIIINNPFKTWFTSNHVDKIIGCLLEIYANAKINKSYIIAIFHYNDWNSFKSQISDKNYTMEYIFPQRESICNEIKKITEMAMSKNTDISRVRFISDDRDIGGPFMVTLFLKNSEFKNYNFLSNPTRFIFEKLKTLEKSSELAFKIMVFFVFHDEEIAKTDLDEIPQHALFADFKKMEGEGSIDECIKHLLDLFIEETVDKRSYRILHDVITRCTFLAAFENHMTLLLTECNPILIFDCTRVKSTVQKLKSGQLAYDFSSISVGIPSDIYPEVARLIYQRTGMREVLQNSKLYEDKKFQDEWNKTEQYFTNEIHVEIKTVN is encoded by the exons ATGGCTTACACGGTAGTACAAAGTTGTCCTCCGACTTTTCCTGAGTGGCAAGGTCAAGCCAGTTCCACATGTAGAAACGGTACTTACCACTGTATGGAAGACGAGTACTCTAGGGCAGTGGAAGTCTGTGGCGAGCCAATATGGATAGAACCAG GTCACTGTCCCTTTTACAACACAGTAGCAAAGAAGATGGATTCTCGTGTGTGCACCGGGAAACACTGTCCTGAAGACGTATACACATCTGATGCCGTTTACAAAT ACACTGGTTGCCAGCAGTTTGCTCTTGG CTCAAGCATGACTTCGTCCATGGGTCCCCTTGCTAACACGCCAATGTCAGACACCTCTGATAATTCCATCATCGCTGGTTCAGTAACATCTGTGTTATTTGTCATTCTACTGGTGGTTCTAGgatttattctatggaaaaaaaAGAGACATG CCTTCCAAGCCTGTTTATTTGGTAGAGAGCAGACACATCCAGCCAAGGATACATGTAAACAACTAATCGGAGACGAGACAG AACCACTCATACAAGATGAAATAGATTATGCTGCTCTAG AGAAAATCACTCCAAAGGAGCTCAGTGCTGATAACTACTTAATTTCTCGGTGCCAGGATTATCTTGAAACACGTGGCAATACGCTAGCATTGGTTGGAACATTGGGAAGCGGAAAAAGAACAATTGCATCTCAAATAGCTATCAGACTCGCCAAGAAagacaagaaattgaaaattaaaatagtaaGAGATAGAGATGTCATATCTGAAGATTTGAAGACAAGACATTCAACATTTATAATCATAAATAACCCATTCAAAACATGGTTCACATCTAATCATGTCGACAAAATAATCGGCTGTTTATTAGAAATTTATGCAAAtgccaaaataaataaatcgtaCATCATAGCCATTTTTCATTACAATGATTggaactcatttaaatcgcaaATCAGTGACAAGAATTACACAATGGAATATATATTCCCACAGAGAGAAAGTAtttgtaatgaaattaaaaaaataacagaaatggCAATGAGCAAGAATACAGACATATCCAGAGTAAGATTTATATCGGATGACAGAGACATAGGAGGCCCTTTTATGGTGACTCTGTTCCTGAAAAAtagtgaatttaaaaattacaatttcttaTCCAATCCAACcaggtttatttttgaaaaactgaAAACTTTGGAAAAGTCGTCGGAACTAGCATTCAAAATTATGGTTTTTTTCGTTTTTCACGATGAAGAAATCGCTAAAACGGATTTGGATGAGATCCCACAGCACGCATTGTTTGCGGATTTTAAGAAGATGGAGGGTGAAGGATCCATTGATGAATGTATTAAACATTTGCTTGACCTCTTCATAGAAGAAACGGTGGACAAACGATCTTACCGCATTTTGCATGACGTCATTACAAGGTGTACATTTCTCGCTGCTTTTGAAAATCATATGACCTTACTATTGACAGAATGCAACccaatattaatatttgattgTACTCGAGTAAAATCGACcgttcaaaaattaaaatcgggACAATTAGCTTATGATTTCAGTAGCATAAGTGTTGGAATTCCTTCGGATATATATCCAGAAGTAGCCAGACTGATTTATCAACGAACAGGAATGAGGGAAGTCTTACAAAACAGCAAATTATATGAGGATAAAAAATTTCAGGATGAATGGAATAAGACTGAACAATActttacaaatgaaatacatgtagaaattaAGACAGTTAACTGA
- the LOC128176866 gene encoding cytosolic non-specific dipeptidase-like produces MSADKLFKQIDDNQEKYVKRLADTVAIKSVSAWPETRPDITTMIEWTKVGFEKLGAKTELADIGEQVLPDGSKLPLPPILMGTLGNDPKKKTLLVYGHLDVQPAKQEDGWDTDPFVLTEKDGKLYGRGSTDDKGPVLAWLNCIEAMQEIGMDIPINLKFLFEGMEESGSEGLDELVFSKKDTFLKDVDFVCISDNYWLGKKKPCLTYGLRGICYFFLEIECSTKDLHSGVFGGTVHEGMADLIALLDTLVDNKGRILIPGINDSVAKLTDEEKKLYEPIDFDPEEYKKDVGVTALIHDKKDDILMHRWRYPSLSIHGIEGAFSESGAKTVIPRKVIGKFSVRLVPDQHPDEIEKLVKEHIQQKFKERNSPNKIKVSMGHGGKPWVSDFNDPNYIAGRKAMKTVFGVEPDLTREGGSIPVTLTFQEATGKNVMLLPIGACDDGAHSQNEKIDRSNYINGTKVLGAYMMELASL; encoded by the exons ATGTCAGCAGATAAACTATTCAA acaaataGATGACAATCAAGAGAAATATGTGAAGAGGTTAGCTGATACAGTTGCTATCAAAAGTGTGTCAGCATGGCCGGAGACACGCCCAGATATCACCACAATGATAGAGTGGACCAAAGTC ggATTCGAGAAGCTGGGAGCCAAAACTGAGTTGGCGGATATAGGGGAGCAGGTTTTACCAGATGGATCCAAGCTTCCTTTGCCCCCAATTCTGATGGGAACGCTCGGAAATGACCCCAAGAAGAAGACACTTCTGGTTTACGGTCATCTGGATGTACAACCAGCAAAACAG GAGGATGGTTGGGATACAGATCCATTTGTCCTGACGGAGAAGGACGGCAAATTGTACGGCAGAGGAAGTACCGACGACAAG GGACCAGTGTTGGCTTGGTTGAACTGTATTGAGGCCATGCAGGAAATTGGAATGGATATTCCCATTAATCTCAAG tttctaTTTGAGGGAATGGAAGAATCCGGATCGGAAGGTCTGGATGAACTTGTCTTCTCCAAGAAAGACACCTTCCTAAAG GATGTAGACTTTGTGTGCATCTCAGACAACTACTGGCTCGGCAAGAAAAAGCCATGTTTGACCTATGGTCTCAG AGGGATCTGCTATTTCTTCCTGGAGATTGAATGCTCCACCAAGGACCTACACTCCGGTGTGTTTGGGGGCACTGT ACATGAAGGAATGGCTGACCTTATTGCACTCCTGGACACTCTGGTCGACAACAAAGGACGTATCCTGATCCCTGGGATTAATGACTCTGTGGCCAAACTGACAGACGAGGAAAAGAAGCTGTATGAACCCATCGACTTTGATCCA GAGGAGTATAAAAAAGATGTTGGAGTGACAGCCTTAATCCACGATAAGAAGGATGACATATTGATGCATCGTTGGAGGTACCCCTCTCTCTCCATCCATG GAATTGAGGGAGCTTTCAGCGAATCCGGAGCTAAGACAGTCATTCCTAGGAAGGTGATCGGAAAGTTCTCCGTCCGGCTTGTTCCAGATCAGCATCCGGACGAGATAGAGAAACTCGTCAAAGAACACATACAGCAGAAGTTCAAAGAAAGGAATAGTCCCAACAAAATTAA AGTCTCAATGGGTCATGGAGGAAAGCCTTGGGTCAGTGACTTCAATGATCCAAACTACATAGCCGGCAGAAAGGCGATGAAAACAG TTTTTGGGGTGGAACCGGATTTAACCAGAGAGGGAGGAAGTattccagtgaccttgacctttcagGAGGCGACTGGTAAGAACGTGATGTTACTTCCGATCGGAGCGTGTGATGATGGCGCTCACTCCCAGAACGAGAAGATCGACAGGTCCAACTACATTAACGGG ACCAAGGTGTTGGGAGCCTATATGATGGAGCTTGCCTCTCTCTAA
- the LOC128176850 gene encoding cytosolic non-specific dipeptidase-like isoform X2: MDVQPALKDDGWDSEPFILTERDGKLYGRGSTDDKGPVLAWLNCIEAMQEIGMEIPVNLKFIIEGMEESGSEGLDDLVFSLKDTFLKGVDYVCISDNYWLGKKKPCLTYGLRGICYFFVEVESSTKDLHSGLFGGSIYEGMADLIALLDTLVDNKGRILIPGIYDSVAKLTEEEKKLYEPIDFDLEEYKKDVGVTALIHDKKEDILMHRWRYPSLSIHGIEGAFSESGSKTVIPRKVIGKFSVRLVPDQQPEEIRRLVTQHLQQKFKERNSPNKLRISIEGEGGKPWVSDFNDSNYIAGRNAMTTVFGVEPDLTREGGSIPVTLTLQDATGKSVLLLPIGASDDGAHSQNEKIDRINYINSSKVMGAYMMELAKL; encoded by the exons GGACCAGTGTTGGCTTGGTTGAACTGTATTGAGGCCATGCAGGAAATTGGAATGGAGATTCCTGTCAATCTTAAA ttcatAATAGAAGGGATGGAGGAGTCGGGCTCAGAAGGTCTAGATGATTTGgtgttttctttaaaagacACCTTCTTAAAG GGTGTGGACTATGTGTGTATCTCGGACAACTACTGGCTAGGCAAGAAGAAGCCCTGTTTAACCTATGGTCTCAG GGGCATATGTTACTTTTTTGTGGAGGTGGAGAGTTCTACAAAGGATCTTCACTCTGGTTTATTCGGGGGCTCAAT CTATGAAGGAATGGCTGACCTTATTGCACTCCTGGACACTCTGGTTGACAACAAAGGTCGGATCCTGATCCCAGGGATTTATGACTCTGTGGCCAAACTGACGGAGGAGGAAAAAAAGCTGTACGAACCCATCGACTTTGATCTT GAGGAGTATAAAAAAGATGTTGGAGTGACAGCGTTAATCCACGATAAGAAGGAGGACATATTGATGCATCGTTGGAGGTACCCATCTCTCTCCATTCACG GAATAGAGGGAGCTTTCAGTGAATCTGGATCCAAAACAGTCATTCCAAGGAAGGTGATTGGAAAGTTCTCAGTACGACTCGTCCCTGATCAGCAACCAGAGGAAATCAGGCGATTGGTCACCCAACATCTACAGCAAAAGTTTAAAGAGAGGAACAGCCCAAACAAACTCAG GATATCAATTGAAGGGGAAGGAGGGAAGCCCTGGGTCAGTGACTTTAATGATTCCAACTACATAGCTGGCAGAAACGCAATGACAACAG TTTTCGGAGTTGAGCCTGATCTGACTCGAGAAGGTGGAAGCATTCCTGTGACCCTTACTTTACAAGATGCAACGGGAAAAAGTGTGTTGTTACTTCCCATAGGAGCGTCGGATGATGGGGCGCATTCTCAGAATGAGAAGATTGACAGAATTAACTACATCAATTCG tctAAAGTCATGGGTGCCTACATGATGGAATTAGCTAAACTCTGA